One window of the Diachasmimorpha longicaudata isolate KC_UGA_2023 chromosome 9, iyDiaLong2, whole genome shotgun sequence genome contains the following:
- the LOC135165696 gene encoding beta-glucuronidase, with protein sequence MLRALKLFILLVLVSGHKDYSDDDESIERLEFDDEEPVPPLSGMLYPRESESREVKSLDGLWDFAISPSDDYLSEVHHEWYQDDLSKSAPVMQMPVPSSYNDITTSKALRDHIGGVWYERKFFVPLSWEDQRVFIRFGSVNYLAQVWINGRLVTNHEMGHLPFEAEINSYIFFGAKNRITVAVDNILLQTTVPQGNINKMEADNGTTWVQSYSFDFFNYAGIHRPVLLSTRPRVYISDITVETSIFGETGIVKYSVEAAGYLPTETPNCRVTVREEDGTLVTSSEIFDFSGTLKISNVKLWWARGMGETPGYLYTFEVTLTLPNSAVQDVYRLPIGIRTIKWNSTSLLLNDRPVYLRGFGRHEDSIIRGRGLDLVTMTRDHELLKWVGANAYRTSHYPYSDEVMDMADRQGFLIIDECPAVDTENFSSGLLKRHKISISELIRRDKNRPSVVMWSISNEPRTTQPGADGYFKQVAQHTKNLDRTRPITIALSTSYIQDQAGQFLDVISFNRYNSWYSNAGRLDMIIDRVIAEAQNWHEKYNKPVLMSEYGADTVSGLHELPEYIWSEEYQTAVLSKHFEAFDRLREKGWFIGEFIWNFADFRTAQSYTRVAGNKKGIFTRNREPKMAAHLVRRRYHALGQRLDSEEPPEDLEYYSASFERHEEL encoded by the exons TATACTATTGGTTCTGGTATCGGGACACAAGGACTATTCGGATGATGACGAATCGATTGAGCGCTTGGAGTTCGATGACGAGGAGCCAGTTCCGCCTCTTTCGGGGATGCTTTACCCAAGGGAGAGTGAATCGAGAGAA GTAAAGTCATTGGACGGTCTATGGGACTTTGCAATATCACCGTCTGATGATTATCTCTCGGAAGTCCACCATGAATGGTACCAGGATGATTTATCAAAG tcgGCCCCAGTGATGCAGATGCCTGTGCCCTCATCCTACAATGACATAACGACCTCAAAAGCCCTCAGAGACCACATCGGAGGCGTCTGGTACGAGCGTAAATTTTTTGTTCCCCTTTCCTGGGAAGATCAACGGGTTTTCATAAGATTTGGCTCAGTAAATTACCTGGCCCAAGTG TGGATCAACGGAAGATTAGTGACAAACCACGAAATGGGACATTTGCCATTCGAGGCTGAAATCAACTCCTACATATTTTTCGGTGCTAAAAACCGAATAACCGTTGCAGTTGACAATATCCTGTTGCAAACGACCGTACCCCAGggtaatattaataaaatggaGGCTGACAATGGTACCACCTGGGTTCAGAGTTATTCATTTGACTTTTTTAATTACGCGGGAATTCACag GCCAGTTTTGTTATCAACAAGGCCCCGAGTCTACATTTCCGACATAACAGTAGAAACCTCAATCTTCGGGGAAACGGGAATCGTAAAATACTCAGTAGAGGCAGCTGGCTATCTCCCAACAGAAACCCCGAACTGCAGAGTAACTGTTCGAGAGGAAGACGGAACCCTAGTCACCTCAAGTGAAATTTTCGATTTCTCAGGGACTCTCAAGATATCAAACGTGAAACTCTGGTGGGCCCGAGGAATGGGTGAAACCCCTGGTTACTTGTACACTTTCGAGGTTACCCTAACACTACCAAATTCAGCAGTACAAGACGTCTATCGTCTGCCAATCGGTATCAGAACGATAAAATGGAACAGTACGAGTCTTCTCCTGAACGATAGGCCTGTCTACCTTCGGGGATTTGGTCGTCACGAGGACTCGATCATCAGGGGAAGAGGACTAGACCTAGTTACCATGACGAGAGATCACGAATTGTTGAAATGG GTGGGAGCAAACGCATACAGAACGAGCCATTACCCCTACAGTGACGAAGTAATGGACATGGCAGATCGCCAGGGTTTCCTCATAATCGACGAATGTCCAGCAGTCGACACAGAAAATTTCTCCTCTGGATTACTAAAACGCCACAAGATCTCCATCTCCGAATTAATCCGTCGAGACAAGAATCGTCCATCAGTTGTGATGTGGTCGATCTCCAACGAGCCCAGGACAACTCAACCAGGAGCTGATGGCTACTTCAAACAGGTCGCTCAGCACACAAAAAATCTAGATCGAACTAGACCCATCACCATCGCCCTGTCCACTAGTTACATTCAGGACCAGGCAGGACAGTTTCTAGATGTGATAAGCTTCAACAGGTACAATTCCTGGTACTCAAACGCCGGAAGACTGGACATGATAATTGATAGGGTGATAGCAGAGGCCCAAAATTGGCACGAAAAGTACAACAAGCCTGTCCTGATGAGCGAATACGGTGCTGACACAGTGTCAGGACTCCATGAGTTACCTGAATACATCTGGAGTGAGGAATATCAGACAGCTGTTCTGTCCAAGCACTTTGAGGCTTTTGACAGACTGAGGGAAAAGGGCTGGTTCATTGGGGAATTTATATGGAATTTCGCTGACTTCAGAACAGCTCAATCGTACACGAGAGTCGCgggaaataaaaaaggaatttttacgagaaatAGAGAACCAAAAATGGCAGCTCATCTCGTCAGAAGGAGATATCACGCCCTTGGACAGCGACTCGATAGCGAGGAGCCCCCAGAGGATTTAGAGTATTACTCCGCTAGCTTCGAGAGACATGAGGAGTTGTAA